GCGCAGGCACTATACCGTGCAATCCATCGCCCGCACGCTGCAGGGCGGCGTATGGATCAGTTCAAACGGCAAGGTCTACCGCACCCAAAACGATCAGCTCATTCCAGCCACTCTTCCCATGACAGTGCATTCGCCGCAGGACATGACAGTAGACCGGGAAGACAATCTCTGGATCACCGACCGTGCGAACGTTTATCGAATGCACCTGCAGGCAAACCGGTTGGTTGTCGCGGCAACCTATCCGCTTCCCGGCTGCCAACTCCTTTACACCAGCCGCTTCGGCACATTGTGGGCCGGTGACGGGCACCACCTCTTCCGCTTCGACGGCAATAGCTTCGCGCGTGTGCACCATCCGGGCCTCGGCAACTTTGTGGGCGTGATGGTCGATCGCCAGCACCGTCTCTGGATGGCGAGTGGCGGTCTCCACGGCATCAGCCGTGAATCCAATGGGCATGTAGAAACTCTTACCGCTTCGCAAGGGCTCGCGAGTGACGATGCACGCGTCCTCTTTGAGGACCGGAATAACGACATCTGGATTGGCACAATTGCCGGACTGCAACGGCTTCACCACGGCGCCTTCACCACTTATACCGATATTCCAGGGCTTGCCGCAGCCGCCAATCAGACGGATGCCGCTTTTGAACAAAGCGATCACTCCATCTGGGGCGGAACACTCGAAGGGGGCGTGATCCGCTTCAAAAATGGCCAATGGAGCCACTTCGGAAGATCGGCAGGCCTGCCTCCGGGACAGGTTCGCGGCTTCTACAACCACGGAAATATGCCAGCCATCGCGATCGCGGATTACGGAATCTTCGTTTTCCACGGCGGACGGTTCATCAAGATGCGTGGCATCCCGCATGGCTATGTGAGCAATCCAGTCAATGCTCCCGATGGCAGTGTCTGGTTCAGCATTCAACATCGCGGCCTCTTCCGCTTGCAACACGACCGCGTGACTCATATCACCGCCGGCCAGGGGTTTCCCGGCAACTTTGTTGGCGCGATTTCTGTGGATCCCCATGGAGACGTCTGGGTTGGCGGCGCGCGCAAGTTGCACCGTTGGAATGGCACGCACTTCCAGAATCTCGTTACCGCACCGGCCCCCATTCTCTGCATCGCATGGCCCGCCGGCGGCCTTGCTCTCGGCACGATGGACGGCCTCCTGCTGCGTACGAGCATGAAACGCAACGGCCGCATGCTGACGCAAAAAGACGGTCTGCCCGGCGACATGATTCTCGACGTCGTCGGCGACAGCGAAGGCAATTTATGGATTGCCACGACGCGAGTGATCGCACGCATCTCGCGCGTCCAATGGCAAGCCTTCGCCAATGGACAACTGCGACATATTGACCCGGAGATATTTACAGAAGCAGACGGCCTGAAGAGCCGCTCGCTGCTCCCCATGAACTCCACCAGCGCGCTTCGATCCACTGATGGCCGCATATGGTTTGCAACGCCAAAAGGGTTGGCGGTTGTGAACCCGCACCTCATTCCTGAACCGCGGGCTCGAGCCGTCACGAATACGATTTCAGTGGATGACCGCCTGAGCCTGGCGACCAGCAGTATCACCGTTCCACCGGGCCGCCATCGCCTGACGCTCACCTACACCGCTCCTGCGAGCATCGCGCCGGAACAGGTTCGATTTCGTTACCGGCTGTCAGGATGGGATCACAAGTGGATCAACGGTGGCACCGCACACGAGGTCTCCTACACTGGATTACCACCCGGAAGCTACGCCTTCCAGGTCATCGCGATCGGACGCGACGGCAACCGCAGTCTTCATCCTGCAACCGTACACATCACGCTGCAACCGTTTTTCTGGCAGACGGGCTGGTTTCTTGCATGCATGATTCTTCTGGCGGCCGCCGCGCTGGTCGAAGCGACACGACGCTTGACCCATCGACGCGCGGAGCGGCTCAGCATGCGCTTCCAGGAGCGCGTGGCAGAACGTGAGCGCATCGCATACCAGATTCACGATACCGTCATTCAAGACATGATCGGCGCGACTTTGCAATTGGAACTGATCGGATTCCAAATTGCCGAACAGCCGGAGACCTCGGGGAAAACGCTCGCCGAACTTGCCGGGCGCATGCGAGAAACCATTGCACGCAGCCGCAACATGGTCTCAAATCTGCACTCCACGGCGGTCACACAATATAGCCTTGCGGACGTGCTACGTCATGCCGAGGCGGAATTCCGGCTATCCGAGTTACCGCACTTTGAGATGCGCAGCTTCGGACTTGTCCGCAAGGTGCATCCACTCATCAGGGATGAAGTGTACCGGATCTGCCGCGAGGCCCTCGCCAACGCTTTTCGCCACTCCCAGGCTGAAAATGTTACAGTGACAGTTTCGTATTTGCCTGACATGCTTGAGGTGACGATTGCAGATAACGGGCAAGGAATGAGCCAGAATCTTCTGGAACATGGCCGCACCGGCCATTTTGGTCTCCGCGGCATGCAAGCGCACGCGCAACGAATAAACGCATCGCTGACCATAGAGAGCAGCCCCGGGGATGGAACAAAAGTGATTCTCCGAGTGAAAACCAGCCGCTTCTGGCATATGCGAAGAAAAGACTAAGAAGGAGCAGTCATAGACGTGTCTTCAGGGATCACACAGAATGTACAAGAGATCTCGGTCCTGATTGTCGATGATCACCCCATGGTGCGCGAGGGGCTTGCCGGTGTCCTGCTTCGCCACAAAATGACCGTCGCGGGTCTTGCCGCTAATGGACGGCAGGCTATCGAAATATATAAGGAGCAGAGGCCAGACGTTGTGCTGCTCGACCTACGCCTTCCCGATCAAAGTGGATTCGATGTCGCGCGCGCAATTCTGGAATTCGACCCCGAGGCACGGATCCTCGTCTTCAGTTCCGCACAAGGGGATGCTTCGATCCATACTGCCATCAGCCTGGGGGTTCGCGGCTACTTATTGAAGGGCATCGATGGTGCGGCCCTGGCCGAACAAGTGCGGCATGTAGCTCGCGGAGGGAGCTGTCTTTCTCCTGAGGCTGCGGAGAAACTGACACAATACATTACTTCCAAGAAGTTGAGCGAGCGCGAACTGGAAGTTCTGAGCCTCATCTCCAAAGGCAAGAGCAACAAAGAGATCGCCGGCCTCCTTTTCGTGACCGACAACACGGTCAAGATGCATGTAAAGAAGATTCTGTCTAAACTGCAGGCAAATGATCGCACTCAGGCCGTAGTCATTGCCATTCAGCGGGGCCTGCTCGACTCCTGAGCAACGCAGCCCTTCCGCGGACATTGAGACGAATACGCACGGCTGCGCGATCTATTCGCACGCGGCTGCGGGCACAGACGCCGAAGCGGATGTCATCTCACAGTATCGAAGGCCAGTCTGAGCTGCTTTTGCGCTTTGTCCTTGCGATGAAGCTTTTATCCTCCTGAGACAGTTGACTCGCATCTTGTTCCAGCTAAACACCCATGCCGGGACGGCCCAACGGAAACGGCGATTGCTTTCCGCACTAAAGCAGCTTTGTCTGCTCGGGAAAAACGGAGCTGCATCTGGAGAGGCACAAACCGTATGGAGGCTGTTTCACACTTTCCCCGGCTCGCATTAAGCTGGAGAAACCATGAAAGCTTTCGGCGGCATCTGGCTCGACCGGGCCGGTGAAGCGACGCTGCAGGACCAGATCGCCAGTCAGATTCGCGATCAGGTTCAGCGTGGCATGCTTCGCCCGCATGAGATGCTGCCCTCCACCCGCGATCTGGCGGCGCAACTCCACGTCTCACGCAACACGGTCGTCTACGCCTACGATCGGCTCATCAGCGAGGGCTACATGGAGTCCCGCCCCCGCTCAGGCTTCTTTGTTTGTGCCCTCGGCGCGCTTCCTCGTAAGACTCAAGAGCGCGCACCGGCGCGCCGCCGCAGTTCGCTCGACGCTGAGAGCAGCTTGGCCTCTACTATCATTCGGTCCCCGCGGCCATTTCGCCCCTGCCAGCCTGACGTCGGGCTTTTTCCGCTGCTCATGTGGAATCGCCTGCGAGGCCGTGTACTACGCCAGATAGGCAAGGACCTGTTGCATTACCCGGCAAGCGGCATCGCAGGTTTTCCGGCGCTGCGCCGCAACCTCGCGCAGTATCTACGAGTCAGCCGCGGGGTCAGGTCACACAGAAACGGGCGAAGAATGGGGGCAAGTCAATCACAAGCAGAGCCGCCGGAAACGAATCCCATCCGCCGAACGCTAGCCCCCGAACGCGCCGCGGGGTAGAAGGGCCTCTTCCGTTACGCTCCAGAGCCCCTTCTACCCCGCTATCCCTCTACAACGACACAGCCATCAGCTGGCCGGCTTTTACTCCGCCCTTGACACGCCATGACGAGATTGGCGATCAGCGCCCCGCCAGTGCATTCCAAGCCGCGTGAGAGTCCATGTAGTCTCTCCAATGCGCGATCTTCCGGTTCTCAAGCCGAAGGATAGAACAAAACCGGTTGTCGTACTGTTTGCCCGTCGCCAAAACGGTTCCATGAACCTCGTACTCGATCACGATGACACGGCCCGAGTCCGCAGTGTGGACGGCCAGATGATCAGCCGATTGCAGACTAATGATGTCGGTATAGCCTCGGAACGCATGCATCAGCTCGATTCGCCCATGAATGATGCGAGGCCATCCTAGTTCATAGAGAACTTCGTAGATGGTATGTTCGGTGACGATATCGAAGAAGTGATCCCCATCGACGAGGTCACCCAACGCTTCTCGAACGATCTTGAAGTAGGGCTCAGCGCCTTTATAGGCAGCGTACTTTGAACTGGACATCCGAACGACTCCTCATGTTGATGGTACTCAATGAGCTTCAGAGAGATTGGCCGATGCATTCAAAGCATATTCTCAACGGGCACGCCGTCAGCCCGCTCCATGAGCAGGAAACCTGGATTGCAGCCCACTACGATGGGCTTCACTGCAATATTGAACATGGGTGGGCGAGCGTTGGCTACAGCCTGAGCGCAAGTTCCGTGGTGAGGTGGGCGATGTCTTGTCCGCTGGCAAGAATCCGCAGCAGGTCCGACGTTTTGCTGCTCTTGAGATAGAGATTGACACGAATCAGTTCGGCCTTGTGCTCGCCGAACCACTCAAAGTTCTCATCATCCGTGGCGTGCCACGTATGATCGGAATGATCATAGGGGAGCAGATTAGCTAACGATGGCCGTTATTGATGCCTCAACGTGTGGCGAAGTTGTAGGCGGCGATGAAATCGTTGAGGTGAGTTAGCAACTGGTTATGACTGTCGTAGTGATAGCGCTGGACAGTAGCTTCCTTGATAGTTCGGTTCATGCGATCTACTTGCCCGTTGGTCCAGGGATGATTCGGTTTTGTCAGCCGATGTTCGATGCCGTGCAGCAAACAGACCCTGTTAAAGGGATGTCCGCGAAAGCGGGCCGTTGGCCCTTGGCGGTTCTTTGGCAGATCGGCGAACCTAATTCCGTTATCGGTGAGCACGGTATGGATGCGGTATGGGACCGCTTCGACAAGGGCATCGAGGAAGGCAGCGGCGGCTCGCATGTCGGCTTTTTTTACTAGCTCGACCACGACGAACTTGGAGGTGCAATCGATGGCGACGAAGAGATAAAGCTTGCCTTCCGCAGTACGCACTTCGGCCAGGTCGATATGGAAGAAGCCGATCGGACAACTGTTGAATTTCTTCCTCTTGGGCTTGCCGCCTTCGACTTCCGGCAGGCGACTGATGCCGTGCCGTTCCAGACAGCGATGTAGCGATGAGCAAGTGAGCTGGGGAACGTGGCCTGCAAGGCATACAAACAGTCGTCCAGAGGCAGCAGCGTGTGCTTGCGAAAGGCAACGATGATCGCTTCCTGCTCGACGGTTTGCACGGTGGAGCGAGGATGCTTCGGCCCCGTCGGTAGATCGGCCACCGAGCAACGCTTCCTCCACTTGGCTACTGTCTTCGGGTTGATGCCGTGACGACGGGCCAGAGCCCTCAAGCTCTCTTGACTATGTTGTATCGCTCGACGGATCGCCTCTGTCGTCGTGGCGCCCCGGTGTAAAACCTGCCCCATAGTGCCTCCTTCCACTCGTGTGAAAAGTATGCACCATCAAATGCCGGGACTATACACCTAATGGAGCCGTTATGAGCATTCAGTGAGTCTCCATTTCTAATGGAATCCATTACAGCGCCATATTTGGATATGGCCACTGCTGCTGCAAGGAAATCAAAGGTCTACACCATCAGCTTGCCGCCCGAACTCGCGCAAAGGGCTGAGGCGCTGGCACAGCGGGACAGCCGCATCATGAGCGAGCTATTCCGCGAAGCCTTCCGCACGTACTCCGCACAGCAGGCGCGGCGGACGTTGGATGAATTGGGCGAGTACGCGGCGGGCCGCAACCCCAAGGGCTACACCGAAGCAGATGTGCCCCGGCTCGTTAAAGAAGTGCGCGCCGAGAAGCCGCGCCGACGCAAGGTACGGTCTAACGGGTGATTGTCGTCGTAGACACAAATGTCTGGATTTCCGCGCTTCAGTTTGCGAAGAGGCGCGGCACTCCGACATTGGCGCTTGAAAAAGCGATGAGCGAAGATGTGATTGCCACCTGCGATGAGATTGACGCGGAGATTGTGCGCGTCCTGACGGAAGAGTTCTCCTGGGAGCAACACCGGGCAACGTCGGCGCTGCAAGCGATTCTGGCGCGCGGCATCCGTGTAAAGATTCGAGGCACGGTAAAGGTCTGCCGTGACCCGAATGACGATATGTTTCTGGAGCGCGCCGCCCCTGCGAAAGCGGATTTGCTGGTGGCAGGCGATAAGGATTTATTGACTCTCGGCGCGTACAAGGGAACACGCATTATCACTCCCTCGGAATATCTAAGAGCCGGATAGCAGCATCCGGCCAATGCTCATAGATAAGCATGGCCGTAGATCGCCGGAGCGATATTCACCGCAACGGCTGCGGGGATGCCGCTGACAGCGGCATCCCCGGTGTTTTCAGTTGTCTCGTTCCCTTCCTCAAACGTGCTGCCGAGAATCATATCCACGGCTCTCTGCGCGTTGACGGCGGCATTCACCACTAATCCCGAAGAACCACCCTCCAACATCCGAGGCGGATCGCACCCGATCCGCCTCTTCTCATTTCCAGGAAACACCGCCCCCTGCCCTCCCGTCCCGCCTCCTGCTATCCGGCCTCCTGCTATCCGGCCCCGGCAACCTCACGCCTTGTCCTCCCGCAGCGGAGAAGCCGAACAAAGACAAAAAATCGAGTGCTCCTCATAAAAAAAGAGAAGCACCCGGGGAGCGGTCTCTGCATCTAGTGGTGCGGGTGGGCGAAGGTCTGCCCACCGGAGGAACCCGGACGACTCCGAATTCCCTCCTTGCCCGGCCGGCCTACTGAATTGTGAGCTTCATCGTCGTGCTCGCGGTGTTGCTTCTCGAGGCCGAGTCCGCGCCCGTAACGGTGAGGGTGTAGGTTCCCGTGGCTGCTGCGGCCGGTGGGGTGGGCTTGACGCCCGATCCACCGCAGCCGTTCAGCAGACCAAAGACGGATACGACCGCCAGCAGCACCAGCAGGCGCGCCAGCACCCGCCGGCGGCGGCGCAGACCGAACAGCAGGAATCCGGCGCCCCAGGCCGAGGCCAGGGCCACTCCAGCCGTGCCTTCCAGCCCGGAGCTGCCCTGCGCGGCCGCGATGCTGGTCGCGCCCAGCGAGATTGCATTCGGCACCGTCGTGCAGGAGCCGCCGGTGTAGAAGGTAATTTGCGTGGTCGCCGTGCCCTGCGGGCTTACGGTGGGGTTGCCATTGACGAGGTAGCACGCGTTGGACGGGCCGCTGCCGGAGACCGCAAGCTGCACGGTTCCCGCGTAGTCGCTGGTGGAGGTGACCGTCACCGTCGAGCTGGCGCTGTCATTGGTTCCCATCGTTACGTTGCCCGCCGTCAGCGTGAAAGCCGATGCCGTGGAGCTTACGATGAAGGTCTGATCCCCGCTGGCCGCGGCAAACGAGCTGTCGCCCGAGTACTGCGCCGTCACGGTATGGCTGCCGGCCGCGAGCTTGCCGAGGGCATACTGCGCCGTGCCGTTGGCCAGGGTCACCGGCGAACCCGCCGCCGTGCCGTCCAGCAGGAATTGAACGCTTCCGGTCGCGCCCGCCGTGACGGCCGCGGTTGCGGTCACGCTGTCCGTGGTCGTGGGGGAGGCCGGCGTCACCGACACCGCGGCCGCCGAGGTCGAGAGGCTGACGACATCGAAGCTCACTTGGCCAGTCGAAGCCGCATAGCCGGTATCGCCCGAATATTGCGCGGAGACGGTGTGCGCACCCGGCGTCATTGCCGGCAGCGTGACCGTGGCGGCTCCGTTCGCCAACGTCACAGGATTGTTCGTGTCATTGCCATCCACGGTCAGATCGACCGTGCCCGTGGGGGTGCCGGCCGCCGCCGAACTGATCATCGTCGTCACGGTAATAGGAGTGCCCGCCGTAGGCATGGCCGGAGAGATGGTGATGACCGTGCTGCTCGGAGGCAGCGCCGCAACATTCAGCACGGCCGTCGTGGCCGAACCGCCCAGCGTGGAGTTGCCGGCATACTGCGCCACAACCAGGTGGTTGCCCGCCGTCAATGGGGTGCTGGTCGCGGTGGCCACATCGTTGCTCAGGGCCACCGGGCCGCCTGTGGGCACGCCGTCGATCAGAAACTGCACATTGCCGCTGACGGCAGAGGGACTGGAGGCACTGGCCACCGTTGCCGTGAAGGTGAGCGTCGAGCCGGCATCCGGCGCCGAGGGACTCGTCGTCATCGTGATCGAGCTGCCGCCCAGAGGGGTTGCCGATCCATAGTTGGGGAAGGCCTGGGCCAGCAGCAGAGCGTCGATCGAGCCCAACCCTGTTGCCTGGTCATAGCCCGTGGTGGCGCTATAGCCAATCTCCGTGGTACTGCCCGTGCAGTCAGTCGTTCCCGTGGCGCATGGACTGTCGTTGTTGCCCACCGTGATGTCGTGAAAGGCAGACGGCGCGCTCGAGGCGAACTGATAAAGCGACGGGTTAATGTTGCCTTCGCCTGCCGACCCCGTGCTCTGGTTGATCAGCGCGGTGATCCCCGCAAAAATGGGCGCGGCAAAGGAGGTACC
The DNA window shown above is from Acidobacterium capsulatum ATCC 51196 and carries:
- a CDS encoding two-component regulator propeller domain-containing protein — its product is MLRWFAILLLVAAGSAPTPCAGEVPLQHEVLTTWTTAQGLPQNFITALAQTPDGFLWVGTMNGLVRFDGLHFQDFTRNGPPELEDDIGALVRDSGDGLWVSAFNGFFHYVHHRFVPILLHGRRHYTVQSIARTLQGGVWISSNGKVYRTQNDQLIPATLPMTVHSPQDMTVDREDNLWITDRANVYRMHLQANRLVVAATYPLPGCQLLYTSRFGTLWAGDGHHLFRFDGNSFARVHHPGLGNFVGVMVDRQHRLWMASGGLHGISRESNGHVETLTASQGLASDDARVLFEDRNNDIWIGTIAGLQRLHHGAFTTYTDIPGLAAAANQTDAAFEQSDHSIWGGTLEGGVIRFKNGQWSHFGRSAGLPPGQVRGFYNHGNMPAIAIADYGIFVFHGGRFIKMRGIPHGYVSNPVNAPDGSVWFSIQHRGLFRLQHDRVTHITAGQGFPGNFVGAISVDPHGDVWVGGARKLHRWNGTHFQNLVTAPAPILCIAWPAGGLALGTMDGLLLRTSMKRNGRMLTQKDGLPGDMILDVVGDSEGNLWIATTRVIARISRVQWQAFANGQLRHIDPEIFTEADGLKSRSLLPMNSTSALRSTDGRIWFATPKGLAVVNPHLIPEPRARAVTNTISVDDRLSLATSSITVPPGRHRLTLTYTAPASIAPEQVRFRYRLSGWDHKWINGGTAHEVSYTGLPPGSYAFQVIAIGRDGNRSLHPATVHITLQPFFWQTGWFLACMILLAAAALVEATRRLTHRRAERLSMRFQERVAERERIAYQIHDTVIQDMIGATLQLELIGFQIAEQPETSGKTLAELAGRMRETIARSRNMVSNLHSTAVTQYSLADVLRHAEAEFRLSELPHFEMRSFGLVRKVHPLIRDEVYRICREALANAFRHSQAENVTVTVSYLPDMLEVTIADNGQGMSQNLLEHGRTGHFGLRGMQAHAQRINASLTIESSPGDGTKVILRVKTSRFWHMRRKD
- a CDS encoding response regulator, with translation MSSGITQNVQEISVLIVDDHPMVREGLAGVLLRHKMTVAGLAANGRQAIEIYKEQRPDVVLLDLRLPDQSGFDVARAILEFDPEARILVFSSAQGDASIHTAISLGVRGYLLKGIDGAALAEQVRHVARGGSCLSPEAAEKLTQYITSKKLSERELEVLSLISKGKSNKEIAGLLFVTDNTVKMHVKKILSKLQANDRTQAVVIAIQRGLLDS
- a CDS encoding GntR family transcriptional regulator, whose protein sequence is MKAFGGIWLDRAGEATLQDQIASQIRDQVQRGMLRPHEMLPSTRDLAAQLHVSRNTVVYAYDRLISEGYMESRPRSGFFVCALGALPRKTQERAPARRRSSLDAESSLASTIIRSPRPFRPCQPDVGLFPLLMWNRLRGRVLRQIGKDLLHYPASGIAGFPALRRNLAQYLRVSRGVRSHRNGRRMGASQSQAEPPETNPIRRTLAPERAAG
- a CDS encoding nuclear transport factor 2 family protein gives rise to the protein MSSSKYAAYKGAEPYFKIVREALGDLVDGDHFFDIVTEHTIYEVLYELGWPRIIHGRIELMHAFRGYTDIISLQSADHLAVHTADSGRVIVIEYEVHGTVLATGKQYDNRFCSILRLENRKIAHWRDYMDSHAAWNALAGR
- a CDS encoding CopG family transcriptional regulator, with the translated sequence MATAAARKSKVYTISLPPELAQRAEALAQRDSRIMSELFREAFRTYSAQQARRTLDELGEYAAGRNPKGYTEADVPRLVKEVRAEKPRRRKVRSNG
- a CDS encoding putative toxin-antitoxin system toxin component, PIN family, with protein sequence MIVVVDTNVWISALQFAKRRGTPTLALEKAMSEDVIATCDEIDAEIVRVLTEEFSWEQHRATSALQAILARGIRVKIRGTVKVCRDPNDDMFLERAAPAKADLLVAGDKDLLTLGAYKGTRIITPSEYLRAG
- a CDS encoding Ig-like domain repeat protein, translated to MVFVFAAMFLHSALTLMFSIRSRVVARLTRLGRMVFGARARRGAVAAAAALLLPAAAGYAQAVATNKAAALPPARTLTNSLVPAVGLSSDLGQMTSSAVLRHVEMYFAPTAAQKAALATLLEEQHDPSSPLYHHWLTPAEFRTRFGASAAEVATAEAWLRSQGFAIEQADAESVRFSGTVTQVDAAFETEIHNYALGSRKYFANATPVTLPASLTGLVRAIGHLNSLRPVPLHRSSAMVQMSPNFTDTSGNHYTVPEDLKTIYDIHPIYNAGYTGAGQTIAVVGQSLVDPDDIALFDSNFGGNHSLIMTLVPFTGDPAVTSADDEGESDLDIEYSGSIAPDATVNFLFVGNDSNSSAFDAMQYAIQYDIAPIISISYGACEPLYGQSEADTYGFFMDEAAAQGQTLIAASGDSGATACDRGNSIAASGLAIQFPSDSPDVTGVGGTEFNEGTNTSYWNSSNDGTGGSVTSYIPEMVWNDDAVAPELSASGGGASTVFSKPAWQAGTGVPSDGARDVPDIALDSSGEHDPYFYCGPPDSKGNNCANGYVYEAGGTSFAAPIFAGITALINQSTGSAGEGNINPSLYQFASSAPSAFHDITVGNNDSPCATGTTDCTGSTTEIGYSATTGYDQATGLGSIDALLLAQAFPNYGSATPLGGSSITMTTSPSAPDAGSTLTFTATVASASSPSAVSGNVQFLIDGVPTGGPVALSNDVATATSTPLTAGNHLVVAQYAGNSTLGGSATTAVLNVAALPPSSTVITISPAMPTAGTPITVTTMISSAAAGTPTGTVDLTVDGNDTNNPVTLANGAATVTLPAMTPGAHTVSAQYSGDTGYAASTGQVSFDVVSLSTSAAAVSVTPASPTTTDSVTATAAVTAGATGSVQFLLDGTAAGSPVTLANGTAQYALGKLAAGSHTVTAQYSGDSSFAAASGDQTFIVSSTASAFTLTAGNVTMGTNDSASSTVTVTSTSDYAGTVQLAVSGSGPSNACYLVNGNPTVSPQGTATTQITFYTGGSCTTVPNAISLGATSIAAAQGSSGLEGTAGVALASAWGAGFLLFGLRRRRRVLARLLVLLAVVSVFGLLNGCGGSGVKPTPPAAAATGTYTLTVTGADSASRSNTASTTMKLTIQ